The genomic segment TTCGTGCACCCCAGGGCCTGCTTCGGCTGCCCCACCCCCTGCGGCAGGTACAGCAGGGTCAGGGAGGGCAGGTACTCCGGGAGCGAGGTCGAGCTTGAGTACGAGACCATATTCGCGATCGGCGGGCTCAACGCCATAACGGACATCAAGGCGATAGTTTGGCTCAACGATCAGGCTGATAGGCTGGGAATGGACACAATAACTTTAGGCAACGTTTTCGGGTTCGCGATAGAGGCTTATAAGAGGGGGAAGCTCGATCCCGGATTCAAGCTGGACTACGGTGACCCGGAGGCCCTCCACAGACTGGCCGATATGATAGCGAGGAGGGAGGGAGTTGGAGACATACTGGCCGAGGGCGTGGCCTCGGCATCCAGGAAGCTGGGGCTTGAGGATCTGGCGATCCACGTCAAGGGGCTCGAGCCAGCCGGATACGATCCCAGGACCCTGAAGAGCATGATAATAGGCTACGGCCTCTCATCCAGGGGAGCGTGCCACCTCAGGATAACGGGCTATTACGCTGACACAAGGGGGCTGGGAGGGGACAGAAAGACGATAAACATGGAGAAAACTTTGGTTTTGGCGAATCTGGAGGAGCTAGCTGCAATAGGGGATTCTCTCGTTCTCTGCAGGTTCTCCACCAGGACGACGATAGCATGGGAGGAGATTGCTAGGTACTACACCATGATCACCGGGAGGGAGGCCGGCGTTGAGGACATGAGGAACGCGGCGAGGAGGATAATAAATCTCACCAGAATGTACAATGTGAGGCTTGGGGTGAGGAGGAAGGACGATAGATTGCCGAAGAGGTTGCTGAGGGAGGCCTTCGTGCACGAGGGCGAGGAGAGGAGGATAACTGAGGAGGAGCAGGAGAGGTTCCTGGATCTCTACTACGAGGTCAGGGGATGGGATAGAGAGGGGGTCCCGAAGCCGGAGACTTTGAGGCAGCTCGGTCTGGAGTGAGGGGGCATCGCTCCGATCCCCGACCCGACGTACCATTCGCTTCCCAATTCTTTGGTTCGCACACTCACTACTCAGTCAAGAATTTTTACTCAACAATGTGTAAATTCAATTAACGATAGAAGAGTTTAAATAAACTCGCCCAACCTCCTATCCACAACGATGGGAAATGAGGGCCTGCACTTGAATACCGAGGGATAGTACTCATCGAGCATGATTCGAGGATTCGCGGGCCCCTTTTATCCCTTTCCATTCGAGATTCGGTCTCGGGTTAAAGGATCAGTGGTTGCTCTCGATGAGATCCTTTGCGTTGAAATTCGGGAAATCTATCCGAATATAGCTCTGTGAAAATCCTCCCTCGGTCTCAGCAACCTGAATTTCCCTCCCTCAATCGCCACAACGGGGGGGAGGGGCCTCAGGTTGTACCTGCTGGCCATGGAGAATCCGTAAGCCCCCACGTCCT from the Candidatus Korarchaeota archaeon NZ13-K genome contains:
- a CDS encoding aldehyde ferredoxin oxidoreductase — protein: PEGVRKFSAEVIVPRARQELKSYFERGTPGAVELANLWGFFPSYYWSRGSVDGWENIAWDAIKREVFVHPRACFGCPTPCGRYSRVREGRYSGSEVELEYETIFAIGGLNAITDIKAIVWLNDQADRLGMDTITLGNVFGFAIEAYKRGKLDPGFKLDYGDPEALHRLADMIARREGVGDILAEGVASASRKLGLEDLAIHVKGLEPAGYDPRTLKSMIIGYGLSSRGACHLRITGYYADTRGLGGDRKTINMEKTLVLANLEELAAIGDSLVLCRFSTRTTIAWEEIARYYTMITGREAGVEDMRNAARRIINLTRMYNVRLGVRRKDDRLPKRLLREAFVHEGEERRITEEEQERFLDLYYEVRGWDREGVPKPETLRQLGLE